A genomic stretch from Streptomyces venezuelae ATCC 10712 includes:
- a CDS encoding polysialyltransferase family glycosyltransferase — MSPRRTTQIFCASTLYGAVTLAAALDSGAFGPADRRVLLVTNNAAVPETTPALDTAEGFERLRGRFDSVLSWNETISPLHPGGWTPRPSDLPLLQRHLRKLWDLGDDRVELALESLQVTPALAIAQLLPDAPITVYADGLMSYGPTRNKIDPLIGGRVGRLLHLDLVPGLAPLLLAEFGAVPEAVPTEAFTSCVDELAGPAAPAAAGDGPALLLGQYLAALGLLTAAEEEELHLRMVRGAVARGHRSLVFKPHPTAPDAWTKTLAAEAEALGAELTVEDRPVLAEVLYREIRPALVVGCFSTALLTARTFYGLPVARVGTHTLLERLTPFQNSNRIPLTVVDAVVPPLEDGTGGTGHGPADGAAIGTAELNDLVAAVGFAMQPKIRPELREPAVRHLSGPLAERTRHHFTRRRLTVLNLPGGIPLPRHPRVRRLARRALRLRKALKR, encoded by the coding sequence GTGAGCCCCCGCCGCACCACCCAGATCTTCTGCGCCTCCACGCTCTACGGGGCCGTGACGCTGGCCGCCGCCCTCGACAGCGGCGCCTTCGGCCCCGCCGACCGCCGCGTCCTCCTCGTCACCAACAACGCCGCCGTACCGGAGACCACCCCGGCCCTGGACACCGCCGAGGGCTTCGAGCGGCTGCGCGGCCGCTTCGACTCCGTCCTGTCGTGGAACGAGACGATCTCCCCGCTCCACCCCGGCGGCTGGACCCCCCGGCCCAGCGACCTGCCGCTCCTCCAGCGCCATCTGCGCAAGCTCTGGGACCTCGGGGACGACCGCGTCGAGCTCGCCCTGGAATCCCTCCAGGTGACGCCCGCGCTCGCCATCGCGCAGCTGCTGCCCGACGCGCCGATCACCGTGTACGCGGACGGGCTCATGAGCTACGGCCCGACCCGCAACAAGATCGACCCGCTCATCGGCGGCCGCGTCGGCCGGCTCCTCCACCTCGACCTCGTGCCCGGTCTCGCGCCGCTGCTGCTCGCCGAGTTCGGGGCGGTGCCGGAGGCCGTGCCGACCGAGGCGTTCACCTCGTGCGTCGACGAGCTCGCCGGGCCCGCCGCCCCGGCCGCCGCCGGGGACGGACCCGCGCTGCTCCTCGGCCAGTACCTCGCGGCGCTCGGCCTGCTGACCGCCGCCGAGGAGGAGGAACTGCACCTGCGGATGGTCCGCGGGGCGGTCGCCCGGGGCCACCGCAGCCTCGTCTTCAAGCCGCACCCGACGGCCCCCGACGCCTGGACGAAGACGCTGGCCGCCGAGGCGGAGGCGCTCGGCGCCGAACTGACCGTGGAGGACCGGCCGGTACTCGCCGAGGTCCTCTACCGGGAAATCCGGCCCGCGCTCGTCGTCGGCTGCTTCTCCACGGCGCTGCTCACCGCGCGGACCTTCTACGGGCTGCCCGTCGCCCGGGTCGGGACGCACACCCTGCTCGAACGGCTCACCCCGTTCCAGAACAGCAACCGCATCCCGCTCACCGTCGTCGACGCGGTCGTGCCGCCCCTGGAGGACGGCACGGGCGGCACCGGGCACGGCCCGGCGGACGGCGCCGCCATCGGCACCGCCGAGCTCAACGACCTGGTCGCGGCCGTCGGCTTCGCCATGCAGCCGAAGATCCGGCCCGAGCTGCGGGAGCCCGCGGTACGGCACCTGTCGGGGCCGCTCGCCGAGCGCACCCGGCACCACTTCACCCGCCGCCGCCTCACCGTCCTGAACCTGCCCGGCGGCATCCCGCTCCCCCGCCATCCGAGGGTGCGCCGCCTGGCGCGGCGCGCGCTGCGGCTGCGCAAGGCGCTCAAGAGGTAG
- a CDS encoding DUF6716 putative glycosyltransferase, which translates to MPASTREAVRVAVLADSDTRWKWGALTARRITTATAEPTGFVLRGRATPTARQLAETGVSTVTPREVTGAEFLRAVRDAQARGEGYDVVVLALVGGTVRAVLQGLADLELERRPVIVTGYVGVVYEKLTDGLLLRHGADVVLANSRHDAERFRAVYEGVGAGADSVVEAALPFLGGTPYAPETGRDTLVFAAQPSVPVTRADRAYVLRRLIAHARLHPGREVLLKLRSKPGEHTTHLEEYPFQKLVRELDPPANFRLVYGHMGEVLDRTDLLVTVSSTAALEALHRRVPTAILTDLGVREVLGNHHFVGSGLLASFDQLDKGLVPAPDETWLARQGVAAGGPATPSGGGGGSYEGAFDAARDRVAALLALPVLPPIAPYYTAETAPGYLPGILARHRLDVTAPEPRESGLRRVVREAARGAYRHGVQRVAPVIRRLGEL; encoded by the coding sequence GTGCCAGCAAGTACCAGAGAAGCGGTACGGGTCGCCGTACTCGCCGACTCCGACACCCGGTGGAAATGGGGCGCCCTCACGGCGCGCCGCATCACCACGGCGACCGCCGAACCCACCGGATTCGTCCTGCGCGGACGGGCGACCCCCACCGCACGCCAGCTCGCCGAGACCGGGGTGTCCACGGTCACCCCGCGCGAGGTGACCGGTGCGGAGTTCCTGCGCGCGGTACGGGACGCGCAGGCGCGCGGCGAGGGATACGACGTCGTCGTCCTCGCGCTCGTCGGAGGCACCGTACGGGCCGTCCTCCAGGGCCTTGCCGACCTGGAGCTCGAACGGCGCCCCGTGATCGTCACCGGCTACGTCGGCGTCGTCTACGAGAAGCTGACCGACGGCCTGCTGCTGCGGCACGGCGCCGATGTCGTCCTCGCCAACTCCCGTCACGACGCGGAGCGTTTCCGCGCCGTGTACGAAGGAGTGGGCGCCGGGGCCGACTCCGTCGTCGAGGCCGCGCTGCCCTTCCTCGGCGGCACGCCGTACGCCCCCGAAACCGGCCGCGACACCCTGGTCTTCGCCGCCCAGCCGTCCGTGCCCGTCACCCGGGCCGACCGCGCCTACGTACTGCGGCGCCTGATCGCCCACGCCCGGCTCCACCCCGGCCGCGAGGTGCTCCTCAAGCTCCGCTCCAAGCCGGGCGAACACACCACGCACCTGGAGGAGTACCCCTTCCAGAAGCTGGTCCGCGAACTCGACCCGCCGGCCAACTTCCGGCTCGTGTACGGGCACATGGGCGAGGTCCTCGACCGCACCGACCTGCTGGTCACGGTCTCCTCCACGGCCGCCCTCGAAGCCCTCCACCGGCGCGTCCCCACCGCGATCCTCACCGACCTCGGGGTCCGCGAGGTGCTCGGCAACCACCACTTCGTCGGCTCCGGCCTGCTCGCCTCCTTCGACCAGCTCGACAAGGGGCTCGTCCCGGCCCCCGACGAGACCTGGCTCGCCCGGCAGGGCGTCGCGGCCGGGGGTCCCGCCACGCCGTCAGGCGGAGGGGGAGGCTCGTACGAAGGCGCCTTCGACGCGGCCCGCGACCGGGTCGCCGCCCTCCTGGCACTCCCCGTGCTGCCCCCGATCGCCCCCTACTACACCGCGGAGACGGCCCCCGGCTACCTGCCCGGGATCCTCGCCCGCCACCGCCTGGACGTCACCGCGCCGGAGCCCCGTGAGAGCGGGCTGCGCCGGGTCGTCCGGGAGGCCGCGCGGGGCGCGTACCGCCACGGCGTGCAACGCGTCGCCCCCGTCATCCGCCGTCTGGGAGAACTCTGA
- a CDS encoding MerR family transcriptional regulator, which translates to MFTIGDFARHGRVSVRMLRHYDAIGLLRPARVDPHTGYRFYAADQLALLNRVIALKDLGFTLEQVGAILDEQIDADELRGMLRLRQAELEAALTEARARLAQVGARLRAIESEGRMSTQDVVVKKIPAVRVAELSAVAASFGPHDIGPVIGPLYEELCGRLEAAGLTGFGPGIAYYEDAGTGDGSVLVHAAMTVPEGTAVEGVEVRVLPGIEEAATVVHRGSMDEILPTAQTLARWIEANGYETRHYARELYLECPEDRSRWVTELQEEIVRA; encoded by the coding sequence ATGTTCACCATCGGAGACTTCGCCCGGCACGGGCGGGTGTCGGTCCGGATGCTGCGGCACTACGACGCCATCGGACTGCTGCGCCCGGCCCGGGTCGACCCGCACACGGGATACCGCTTCTACGCGGCGGACCAGCTCGCGCTGCTCAACCGCGTCATCGCGCTCAAGGACCTCGGCTTCACCCTCGAACAGGTGGGGGCGATCCTCGACGAGCAGATCGACGCGGACGAGCTGCGCGGGATGCTGCGGCTCCGTCAGGCCGAGCTGGAAGCGGCCCTGACGGAGGCGCGGGCGCGGCTCGCCCAGGTCGGCGCGAGGCTCCGGGCCATCGAGAGCGAGGGACGCATGTCCACCCAGGACGTCGTCGTCAAGAAGATCCCCGCCGTCCGTGTCGCCGAGCTGAGCGCGGTCGCCGCGAGCTTCGGCCCGCACGACATCGGTCCGGTCATCGGGCCCCTGTACGAGGAGCTGTGCGGCCGCCTGGAGGCCGCCGGGCTCACCGGGTTCGGCCCGGGCATCGCGTACTACGAGGACGCGGGCACGGGGGACGGCTCGGTCCTCGTGCACGCCGCCATGACCGTTCCCGAGGGGACGGCCGTGGAGGGCGTCGAGGTGCGCGTGCTGCCCGGCATCGAGGAGGCGGCGACCGTCGTCCACCGGGGTTCGATGGACGAGATCCTGCCCACCGCGCAGACCCTGGCCCGCTGGATCGAGGCCAACGGCTACGAGACCCGGCACTACGCCCGCGAGCTGTACCTGGAGTGCCCCGAGGACCGCTCGCGGTGGGTCACGGAGCTCCAGGAGGAGATCGTCCGCGCCTGA
- a CDS encoding glycosyltransferase family 2 protein, with protein sequence MVKLSVVVPFFNVQTYAPDTLTSLRANAREDFEFLLVDDCSSDGTPELLERAAREIPGAVLIRHEHNEGLATARNTGLDAARGAYITFLDGDDWLAPGYYSRLVAAAEELGCDFVRTDHVSVTGRNRGIRRAPVARRGEVLDPRRAILPSHRTTSVDYPYAWAGIYHRRLLDRGLLHFPHGLRTAEDRPWIWKLHREAESFAAIGELGVFYRRGVATSLTQIGDVRQLDFIRAFDQVIEETATDTEADLLLPKAVRTYCAVISHHIGSIERFEPEVARRLKAMCAGALRRMPQDVLDEALSAMGGDRATMLRKLRRRRPAPPPSPGTGLGAGPTAAEGAA encoded by the coding sequence GTGGTCAAGCTCTCCGTCGTCGTGCCGTTCTTCAACGTGCAGACATACGCTCCCGACACCCTCACGAGCCTGCGGGCGAACGCCCGCGAGGACTTCGAGTTCCTGCTGGTCGACGACTGCTCGTCGGACGGGACGCCCGAACTCCTCGAACGGGCCGCACGCGAGATCCCGGGTGCCGTCCTGATCAGGCACGAGCACAACGAGGGCCTCGCCACGGCCCGGAACACCGGCCTCGACGCCGCCCGCGGCGCGTACATCACCTTCCTCGACGGGGACGACTGGCTCGCCCCCGGCTACTACTCCCGCCTGGTCGCCGCCGCCGAGGAACTCGGCTGCGACTTCGTGCGCACCGACCACGTCTCCGTGACCGGCCGCAACCGCGGCATCCGCCGGGCCCCGGTGGCCCGGCGCGGCGAGGTGCTCGACCCGCGCCGCGCGATCCTGCCGTCGCACCGGACCACCTCGGTCGACTACCCCTACGCCTGGGCCGGGATCTACCACCGGCGGCTCCTCGACCGGGGGCTGCTGCACTTCCCGCACGGGCTGCGCACCGCAGAGGACCGGCCGTGGATCTGGAAGCTGCACCGCGAGGCCGAATCATTCGCCGCCATCGGGGAACTCGGCGTCTTCTACCGGCGCGGAGTGGCCACCTCACTCACCCAGATCGGCGATGTGCGGCAGCTCGATTTCATTCGCGCATTCGACCAGGTGATCGAGGAAACGGCGACGGACACCGAAGCCGATCTTCTTCTTCCCAAAGCCGTCCGCACCTATTGCGCGGTCATTTCCCACCACATCGGTTCCATCGAACGATTCGAACCGGAAGTGGCCCGCCGGCTGAAGGCGATGTGCGCGGGCGCGCTCCGCCGCATGCCGCAGGACGTCCTCGACGAGGCCCTCTCCGCGATGGGCGGCGACCGCGCGACGATGCTGCGCAAGCTGCGCAGGCGCCGCCCCGCCCCGCCGCCGTCACCGGGTACGGGCCTGGGCGCCGGCCCGACCGCCGCGGAGGGGGCCGCGTGA
- the leuE gene encoding leucine efflux protein LeuE, whose product MLGVTDLPTYLVGLVLIILLPGPNSLYVLSVAARKGTRTGYKAAAGVFTGDAVLMTLAALGAASLLQTTPLLFMIVKYAGAGYLAWMAYGMLRSAREMWRSRARTVTDEPVEAAAAPGENPYRRALVISLFNPKAILFLISFFVQFVDPAYAYPALSFLVLGTLLEIGSFLYLTMLIFGGTRLAAAFRRRRRLSAGATSAAGALFLGFAAKLSLSSAA is encoded by the coding sequence ATGCTGGGTGTCACCGATCTTCCGACCTATCTCGTGGGTCTCGTCCTCATCATCCTCCTGCCGGGGCCGAACTCGCTGTACGTGCTGTCCGTCGCCGCCCGCAAGGGCACCCGGACCGGGTACAAGGCCGCCGCCGGGGTGTTCACCGGGGACGCGGTCCTGATGACACTGGCCGCGCTCGGTGCGGCCTCGCTGCTCCAGACCACGCCGCTGCTCTTCATGATCGTGAAGTACGCGGGCGCCGGCTACCTGGCCTGGATGGCGTACGGGATGCTCCGCTCGGCCCGGGAGATGTGGCGCTCGCGCGCGCGGACGGTGACCGACGAGCCGGTGGAGGCAGCGGCGGCGCCGGGGGAGAACCCGTACCGCAGGGCGCTCGTCATCAGCCTCTTCAACCCGAAGGCCATCCTCTTCCTCATCTCCTTCTTCGTGCAGTTCGTGGACCCCGCGTACGCCTACCCGGCGCTCTCCTTCCTGGTCCTCGGCACCCTCCTGGAGATCGGCAGCTTCCTCTACCTGACGATGCTGATATTCGGCGGCACCCGGCTCGCCGCCGCCTTCCGCCGCCGCAGGCGCCTCTCGGCCGGAGCGACCTCCGCCGCCGGCGCGCTCTTCCTCGGCTTCGCCGCCAAGCTCTCCCTCAGCAGCGCCGCTTGA
- a CDS encoding N-acetylneuraminate synthase family protein — protein MNTRLRTLGSKTAGPGQSVYITGEIGINHNGDLDNAFALIDVAAEAGCDAVKFQKRTPEICTPRDQWDIERDTPWGRMTYIDYRHRVEFDETQYRAIDEHCKKRGIDWFASPWDTEAVAFLEKFDVPAHKVASASLTDDELLRALRATGRTVILSTGMSTPEQIRHAVEVLGSANILLCHATSTYPAKAEELNLRVIQTLQEEYPNVPIGYSGHETGLQTTLAAVALGAAFVERHITLDRAMWGSDQAASVEPQGLQRLVRDIRTIETALGDGVKKVYESELGPMKKLRRVQGLVAA, from the coding sequence ATGAACACCCGACTTCGCACCCTCGGCTCCAAGACCGCCGGCCCGGGCCAGTCCGTCTACATCACCGGCGAGATCGGCATCAACCACAACGGTGACCTCGACAACGCCTTCGCGCTCATCGACGTCGCCGCCGAGGCCGGCTGCGACGCCGTCAAGTTCCAGAAGCGCACCCCGGAGATCTGCACCCCGCGCGACCAGTGGGACATCGAGCGCGACACCCCCTGGGGCCGGATGACCTACATCGACTACCGCCACCGCGTGGAGTTCGACGAGACCCAGTACCGCGCCATCGACGAGCACTGCAAGAAGCGCGGCATCGACTGGTTCGCCTCCCCGTGGGACACCGAGGCCGTCGCCTTCCTGGAGAAGTTCGACGTCCCGGCCCACAAGGTCGCCTCCGCCTCCCTCACCGACGACGAGCTGCTGCGCGCGCTGCGCGCCACCGGCCGCACGGTCATCCTCTCCACCGGCATGTCGACCCCGGAGCAGATCCGGCACGCCGTCGAGGTCCTCGGCAGCGCCAACATCCTGCTCTGCCACGCCACCTCGACCTACCCGGCCAAGGCGGAGGAGCTCAACCTGCGCGTCATCCAGACGCTCCAGGAGGAGTACCCGAACGTCCCGATCGGCTACTCCGGCCACGAGACCGGCCTCCAGACCACGCTGGCCGCCGTCGCCCTCGGCGCCGCGTTCGTCGAGCGCCACATCACCCTCGACCGCGCCATGTGGGGCTCCGACCAGGCCGCCTCCGTCGAGCCGCAGGGCCTGCAGCGCCTCGTCCGCGACATCCGCACCATCGAGACCGCCCTCGGCGACGGCGTCAAGAAGGTGTACGAGTCGGAGCTCGGCCCGATGAAGAAGCTCCGCCGGGTCCAGGGGCTCGTCGCCGCATGA
- a CDS encoding acylneuraminate cytidylyltransferase, which produces MPDTATPAAPPTVLAVIPARGGSKGVPAKNLASVAGVPLVARAVRACLGARNVTHVVVSTDDSGIAAAARTAGAEAVARPAAIAGDTATSEAAVLHAMDAFEAGHGRAADVVLLVQCTSPFLTSAEIAETVERITSGAADTAFTAAPSHGFLWRDAPDGSADGATGVNHDKAHRPRRQDREPEYLETGAVYAMDAAGFRSHEHRFFGRTALVVTDPARVLEIDDPHDLARARALAPLLDTPATPGFADVDAVVLDFDGTQTDDRVHLDAEGREFVSAHRGDGLGIAALRRAGLPVLILSTEQNAVVAARARKLKIPVLHGIDRKDRALKEWCEAEGIDPQRVLYAGNDVNDLPCFHLVGWPVAVSSAHDSVRAAARAVTVTPGGSGAIREIAAWLLGPELNTPHS; this is translated from the coding sequence ATGCCCGACACCGCCACCCCGGCCGCCCCGCCGACCGTCCTCGCCGTGATCCCCGCGAGGGGCGGCTCGAAGGGCGTCCCCGCCAAGAACCTCGCCTCGGTGGCCGGGGTCCCCCTGGTGGCCCGCGCCGTGCGCGCCTGCCTCGGCGCCCGCAACGTCACCCACGTCGTCGTCTCCACCGACGACTCCGGCATCGCCGCGGCGGCCCGCACCGCCGGGGCCGAGGCCGTGGCCCGCCCCGCCGCGATCGCCGGCGACACCGCCACCAGCGAGGCGGCCGTGCTGCACGCCATGGACGCCTTCGAGGCCGGCCACGGCCGCGCCGCCGACGTGGTCCTCCTCGTCCAGTGCACCAGCCCCTTCCTCACCTCCGCCGAGATCGCCGAGACCGTCGAGCGCATCACCTCCGGCGCCGCCGACACCGCCTTCACGGCGGCCCCCTCGCACGGCTTCCTGTGGCGCGACGCCCCCGACGGCTCGGCGGACGGCGCCACCGGCGTCAACCACGACAAGGCGCACCGCCCCCGCCGCCAGGACCGCGAGCCCGAGTACCTGGAGACCGGCGCCGTCTACGCGATGGACGCGGCCGGCTTCCGCAGCCACGAGCACCGCTTCTTCGGCCGCACGGCCCTCGTCGTCACCGACCCCGCCCGGGTCCTGGAGATCGACGACCCGCACGACCTGGCCCGCGCCCGCGCCCTGGCGCCCCTCCTCGACACCCCGGCCACCCCCGGCTTCGCCGACGTCGACGCCGTCGTCCTCGACTTCGACGGCACGCAGACCGACGACCGGGTCCATCTGGACGCCGAGGGACGCGAGTTCGTCTCCGCGCACCGCGGTGACGGCCTCGGCATCGCCGCCCTGCGGCGGGCCGGCCTCCCGGTCCTCATCCTCTCCACCGAGCAGAACGCCGTCGTCGCGGCCCGCGCCCGCAAGCTCAAGATCCCCGTCCTGCACGGCATCGACCGCAAGGACCGGGCGCTCAAGGAGTGGTGCGAGGCCGAGGGCATCGACCCGCAGCGCGTGCTCTACGCCGGAAACGACGTCAACGACCTCCCCTGCTTCCACCTCGTCGGCTGGCCCGTCGCGGTGAGCAGCGCGCACGACTCCGTACGGGCCGCGGCCCGCGCGGTCACCGTCACCCCGGGTGGTTCCGGTGCGATCCGCGAGATCGCCGCCTGGCTCCTCGGACCCGAGCTCAACACCCCTCACTCCTAA
- a CDS encoding amidohydrolase: MNQLKSREPGSATLPGTLSEPLRVELIAFRRDLHMHPELGNQEFRTTAALKARLEAAGLAPKVLPGGTGLICDIGTRDPGRPMLAIRADLDALPIPDVKTVAYRSTVANRAHACGHDVHTTTVLGAGLVLAELDRQGLLPAPVRLLFQPAEEVLPGGAADAVEAGVLDGVGRIIAVHCDPKVDAGKIGLRTGPITSACDRLEVTLDGPGGHTARPHLTTDLVTAAARVAVDVPGVLSRRVDARSGLSVTWGRIESGHACNVIPQHAELSGTVRCLDLPTWREAPDLVHAAIDEIATLHRAKSTVTYVRGVPPVVNDPAVTELLQAAMTARRGAHAIEDTEQSLGGEDFSWYLEHVPGAMARLGVRTPGDTRVRDLHAGDFDVDERCIEAAVELFTAASLIDATQRH; this comes from the coding sequence GTGAACCAGTTGAAGTCCCGTGAGCCAGGCTCCGCCACCCTGCCCGGAACGCTGTCCGAACCCCTGCGCGTCGAACTGATCGCGTTCCGCAGGGACTTGCACATGCACCCCGAGCTCGGGAACCAGGAGTTCCGTACGACCGCCGCGCTCAAGGCCCGCCTGGAGGCGGCCGGCCTCGCGCCCAAGGTCCTGCCGGGCGGCACCGGACTCATCTGTGACATCGGCACCCGCGACCCGGGCAGGCCCATGCTCGCGATCCGCGCCGACCTCGACGCGCTGCCCATCCCCGACGTCAAGACCGTCGCCTACCGCTCCACCGTGGCCAACCGCGCACACGCCTGCGGACACGACGTCCACACCACCACCGTCCTCGGCGCCGGACTCGTCCTCGCCGAGCTCGACCGGCAGGGCCTCCTCCCGGCCCCCGTGCGGCTCCTGTTCCAGCCCGCCGAGGAGGTCCTCCCCGGCGGCGCCGCCGACGCCGTCGAGGCCGGCGTCCTGGACGGGGTCGGCCGGATCATCGCCGTCCACTGCGACCCCAAGGTCGACGCCGGGAAGATCGGGCTCCGGACCGGCCCCATCACCTCCGCCTGCGACCGGCTCGAAGTCACCCTCGACGGACCCGGCGGCCACACCGCCCGCCCCCACCTCACCACCGACCTCGTCACCGCCGCCGCCCGGGTCGCCGTCGACGTCCCCGGCGTCCTGAGCCGCCGCGTCGACGCCCGCTCAGGACTCTCGGTCACCTGGGGCCGCATCGAGTCCGGCCACGCGTGCAACGTCATCCCCCAGCACGCCGAGCTCTCCGGCACCGTCCGCTGCCTCGACCTGCCCACCTGGCGGGAGGCCCCCGACCTGGTCCACGCGGCCATCGACGAGATCGCGACCCTGCACCGCGCGAAGTCGACCGTCACCTACGTCCGGGGCGTCCCCCCGGTCGTCAACGACCCGGCCGTCACCGAGCTGCTGCAGGCCGCCATGACCGCCCGCCGCGGCGCGCACGCGATCGAGGACACCGAGCAGAGCCTCGGCGGCGAGGACTTCTCCTGGTACCTGGAGCACGTCCCCGGCGCCATGGCCCGGCTCGGCGTCCGCACCCCGGGCGACACCCGCGTCCG